From Fusarium fujikuroi IMI 58289 draft genome, chromosome FFUJ_chr07, a single genomic window includes:
- a CDS encoding related to heat shock transcription factor HSF21 translates to MATAHMAVRTETFPHSNPIPHSESMGSRIIPIPTPTIKMSPPSNGDPMEITSPAPSSTGNNNSDSDANGKSNDRPKNSPAPDSNNAANNNANNSNSMPAPPPAAAAVHQPKIVQTAFIHKLYNMLEDPNIQHLISWSASAESFVMSPSADFSKVLSQYFKHTNISSFVRQLNMYGFHKERDVFHTGNPDTTLWEFKHGNGNFKRGDLVGLREIKRRASRHALVHRESNYTKPVASQPGTPAEPVPIPPDSADARMLNIEHTLFDLSNRLQRSEEAAHYMHVKSQAAMDTVNRLLHFNQELSRHMLSLVPAESPLSREVIILQGEMQRQAEVLRTLDEPPQEAPYTGRQQYFANVENAPVSPRQLAQDDQTRGPALGVPPARGQNFYKPPVPSNLSSSTRRPYGSISGSSTTQSSPLRTGPPPPPPAPHPLSNVETVPGPGSLARRHTAADIRAHGWQPAPSPFSTGAPSGAWPPSPSRVAPEDQRIRESFSTYSLQAASQTHPHSRPTTPPPPFANGSGGGSDTFGGWSWGSAGRENKNLAVKDHSAPPTRRGSMAHILNPSDTAERSDEDEDPRGDDDRKRKRMQ, encoded by the exons ATGGCTACAGCGCACATGGCCGTCAGGACTGAGACCTTCCCACATTCGAATCCAATTCCCCATAGCGAGTCAATGGGTTCTCGCATTATTCCTATACCAACTCCTACGATCAAGATGTCTCCTCCAAGCAACGGCGATCCCATGGAGATCACATCACCTGCGCCATCTTCTACTGGCAACAACAACTCCGATTCCGATGCCAACGGCAAATCCAACGATCGACCCAAGAACTCTCCCGCTCCCGATTCCAACAACGCCGCAAACAATAATGCCAATAATTCCAATAGCATGCCTGCGCCCCCGccggctgctgctgctgtacACCAGCCTAAAATCGTACAGACAGCCTTCATTCATAAGCTCTACAA CATGCTAGAAGATCCCAACATTCAACACTTGATTTCATGGTCTGCAAGCGCTGAAAGCTTCGTCATGTCGCCCTCGGCCGACTTCTCAAAAGTTCTCTC TCAATATTTCAAACATACCAATATCTCATCATTCGTGAGACAGCTGAACATGTACGGTTTTCACAAGG AACGCGATGTTTTCCACACTGGAAACCCTGATACAACTCTCTGGGAATTCAAGCATGGCAACGGTAACTTCAAGCGCGGCGACCTAGTAGGACTACGTGAGATCAAGCGCCGAGCCAGTCGACATGCTTTGGTGCACCGCGAGAGCAACTATACCAAACCTGTAGCATCCCAGCCAGGCACTCCAGCCGAGCCCGTACCTATCCCGCCTGACAGCGCTGATGCTCGAATGCTCAACATTGAGCATACGCTCTTCGACTTGAGTAATCGCCTGCAGAGGAGCGAAGAGGCAGCTCATTATATGCATGTCAAGAGCCAAGCCGCAATGGACACGGTAAATCGACTTCTTCACTTCAATCAAGAGCTTTCAAGACATATGCTGTCTCTTGTTCCGGCTGAGAGTCCCCTCTCTCGTGAAG TCATTATTCTACAGGGCGAAATGCAAAGGCAGGCTGAAGTACTTCGGACACTCGACGAACCACCCCAGGAGGCACCTTACACCGGCCGACAACAATATTTTGCGAATGTCGAGAACGCCCCAGTATCACCCAGACAGCTTGCCCAGGACGACCAGACACGAGGCCCTGCTCTAGGCGTCCCCCCCGCACGCGGCCAGAACTTTTATAAACCACCAGTTCCTTCCAACCTATCTAGCAGCACTCGCAGGCCATATGGCTCCATCAGCGGAAGCAGTACTACGCAGTCGTCCCCGTTACGTACAGGACCGCCTCCGCcgcctcctgctcctcatcctctaTCCAATGTTGAGACTGTTCCCGGCCCTGGCAGCCTGGCCCGCCGTCACACTGCAGCCGATATTCGAGCCCATGGCTGGCAGCCAGCACCCTCTCCCTTCAGCACTGGCGCACCCTCTGGAGCATGGCCCCCTTCGCCTAGCCGTGTAGCCCCGGAAGACCAACGGATCAGAGAATCATTTTCAACTTACTCGTTGCAAGCTGCGTCCCAAACACACCCTCACTCACGTCCAACAACGCCACCACCTCCATTTGCAAATGGCTCTGGCGGTGGCTCTGATACATTCGGTGGCTGGTCGTGGGGATCCGCTGGCCGTGAGAACAAGAACCTTGCCGTGAAAGATCATTCAGCTCCCCCTACTCGAAGGGGGAGCATGGCTCATATCCTCAATCCTAGTGACACTGCCGAGCGAtcagacgaggatgaggacccCCGAGGTGACGATGACAGGAAGCGAAAGCGAATGCAGTAA
- a CDS encoding related to thermatolerance membrane protein Dlt1, with translation MASPVSHRRLVASIVYRTLYLLLYVCLLGLLISTPADAIHRSFQNRQLYNIWIVAAAYVLAIVIISFVFITRLYINKTDLGSIPKGWVPIEKGDLRSAVYKVIALGLGRSASIAYESRPRLQTDNTAPDDETVETRVKLGFDGPSGPAEELVVVIPRKKPVWGDIEHYGWSSPNAPDLPNLEYTTVFSELPNLIEGKALTLAPPDPTSDTNPPLLDPDAVALLQRTANMSLRDYVVHLAELGVIEMDSTTIEFLSHYEYARFSNRPISNAQFKELMHLFAEILHAMEPLDPDVLDEQDDASSPSTDGDDDTRPRLGTSRSNLAPSDASISSSARIRRQPSTNTWNVYETAPNSVRSGFTGPGSISRRLSNNSLARSRRHYPLSQPSTSSLRSKSSASSGSVIRLATRHDSTDLPYVLSLRDTTASY, from the coding sequence ATGGCGTCTCCCGTTTCTCATCGACGGCTTGTCGCCTCTATCGTCTACCGAACTCTCTACCTTCTTCTCTACGTCTGCCTTCTAGGACTGCTAATATCCACCCCTGCCGACGCCATTCATCGCTCGTTCCAAAATCGACAGCTCTACAACATCTGGATCGTCGCTGCCGCCTACGTTCTCGCCATtgtcatcatctccttcgtCTTTATCACCCGTCTATACATCAACAAGACCGATCTTGGGTCGATACCGAAAGGATGGGTTCCAATCGAGAAGGGGGATCTTCGCTCGGCTGTCTATAAAGTAATTGCGCTGGGTCTTGGGCGAAGTGCATCGATCGCATACGAATCGCGCCCCAGGCTTCAAACAGACAACACGGCCCCGGATGATGAAACTGTCGAAACAAGGGTTAAGCTGGGTTTTGATGGTCCTAGTGGTCCGGCGGAggagttggtggtggtgatccCTCGTAAAAAGCCTGTCTGGGGAGATATTGAACACTATGGATGGTCCTCACCCAACGCTCCGGATTTACCGAACCTCGAGTACACCACTGTCTTCTCAGAACTGCCTAATTTGATCGAGGGCAAAGCTTTGACTCTTGCGCCTCCTGACCCGACCTCCGATACGAACCCGCCTTTGCTGGACCCAGACGCTGTAGCTCTTCTGCAGCGAACCGCCAATATGAGCCTGCGCGATTACGTAGTTCACCTGGCTGAATTGGGGGTGATCGAGATGGATTCAACCACTATCGAGTTTCTTTCACACTACGAATATGCACGCTTCTCGAATCGACCAATTTCCAATGCTCAGTTTAAGGAGCTTATGCATCTTTTTGCCGAGATTCTTCACGCCATGGAACCCCTGGATCCAGATGTTTTGGACGAGCAAGACGATGCGTCCTCACCCTCTAccgatggcgatgacgataCTAGACCAAGGCTGGGCACGTCTCGCAGTAATCTGGCTCCCTCCGACGCTAGCATCAGCAGCTCTGCTCGAATAAGGCGCCAGCCATCCACGAATACCTGGAATGTTTATGAGACTGCTCCTAACAGCGTGAGGAGCGGATTTACAGGGCCAGGGTCCATATCACGAAGACTTAGCAATAACAGTCTTGCTCGAAGTCGGCGTCATTACCCCTTGAGCCAACCATCAACCTCCAGCCTTCGATCCAAATCATCAGCTAGCTCTGGGTCTGTTATTCGACTTGCGACACGGCACGACTCAACAGACCTGCCTTACGTCCTCAGCTTGAGAGATACGACGGCTAGCTACTAA